In one Micromonospora polyrhachis genomic region, the following are encoded:
- a CDS encoding DUF7455 domain-containing protein yields MTPTLTPPPETVAPPAADERCDRCNAAGKLRITLAGGSELVFCGHHANKYAEDLVKITVRYAADPEFSWRGADLMAN; encoded by the coding sequence ATGACCCCGACCCTCACGCCGCCGCCCGAGACGGTGGCTCCCCCAGCCGCCGATGAACGGTGCGACCGCTGCAATGCTGCTGGCAAGCTCCGGATCACTCTGGCGGGTGGGAGCGAGTTGGTGTTTTGTGGTCACCACGCGAACAAGTACGCCGAGGATCTGGTGAAGATCACCGTACGGTACGCGGCCGACCCGGAATTCAGCTGGCGTGGCGCCGATCTGATGGCGAACTAG
- a CDS encoding RNA polymerase sigma factor — translation MTEPRHTGVDVRSLTDTLIAHAQNAGGQLTSAELARTVETAEVTPAQAKKILRALSDAGVTVVVDGSASTRRRVAAARSATPASRATTAKTTKKAAPPAPKQASGGDEAVPARKAAPRKASATAGVGAKSTEAAAKAPRAKSAAPGTGPAKATKATKAKNGEPGVDGDIDPEELAAEIEDVVVEEPAELTQAAEAGGTDFEWDDEESEALKQARRDAELTASADSVRAYLKQIGKVPLLNAEQEVELAKRIEAGLYAAERLRAADEGEEKLVREMVRDLGWISRDGERAKNHLLEANLRLVVSLAKRYTGRGMAFLDLIQEGNLGLIRAVEKFDYTKGYKFSTYATWWIRQAITRAMADQARTIRIPVHMVEVINKLGRIQRELLQDLGREPTPEELAKEMDITPEKVLEIQQYAREPISLDQTIGDEGDSQLGDFIEDSEAVVAVDAVSFSLLQDQLQQVLQTLSEREAGVVRLRFGLTDGQPRTLDEIGQVYGVTRERIRQIESKTMSKLRHPSRSQVLRDYLD, via the coding sequence GTGACAGAACCCCGCCACACCGGCGTCGACGTACGCTCGCTCACCGACACTCTGATCGCCCATGCGCAGAACGCTGGCGGCCAGCTCACCTCGGCCGAGCTTGCGCGCACGGTCGAGACCGCTGAGGTGACTCCGGCCCAGGCCAAGAAGATCCTGCGCGCGCTCTCGGACGCGGGTGTCACCGTCGTCGTCGACGGATCGGCAAGTACCCGCCGCCGGGTCGCAGCCGCACGATCGGCCACGCCGGCATCCCGCGCGACCACCGCCAAAACCACCAAGAAGGCCGCACCCCCGGCCCCGAAGCAGGCATCCGGCGGGGACGAGGCGGTGCCGGCCCGCAAGGCCGCTCCGCGTAAGGCCAGCGCGACCGCTGGGGTGGGCGCGAAGTCCACCGAGGCGGCCGCCAAGGCCCCCCGTGCCAAGTCCGCCGCTCCGGGCACCGGCCCCGCCAAGGCGACGAAGGCCACCAAGGCCAAGAACGGGGAGCCCGGCGTCGACGGGGACATCGATCCGGAGGAGCTTGCCGCCGAGATCGAGGACGTCGTCGTCGAGGAGCCGGCCGAGCTGACCCAGGCCGCCGAGGCGGGCGGCACCGACTTCGAGTGGGACGACGAGGAGTCCGAGGCGCTCAAGCAGGCCCGTCGGGATGCCGAGCTGACCGCGTCGGCCGACTCCGTCCGGGCCTACCTCAAGCAGATCGGCAAGGTCCCGCTGCTCAACGCCGAGCAGGAGGTCGAGCTGGCCAAGCGGATCGAGGCCGGGCTCTACGCCGCCGAGCGGTTGCGTGCCGCCGACGAGGGCGAGGAGAAGCTGGTCCGGGAGATGGTCCGGGACCTGGGCTGGATCTCGCGGGACGGCGAACGGGCCAAGAACCACCTGCTGGAGGCGAACCTGCGGCTGGTGGTCTCGCTGGCCAAGCGCTACACCGGGCGGGGCATGGCCTTCCTCGACCTCATCCAGGAGGGCAACCTCGGCCTCATCCGCGCCGTCGAGAAGTTCGACTACACCAAGGGCTACAAGTTCTCCACCTACGCCACCTGGTGGATCCGCCAGGCCATCACCCGCGCCATGGCCGACCAGGCCCGCACCATCCGCATCCCGGTGCACATGGTCGAAGTGATCAACAAGCTGGGCCGGATCCAGCGGGAGTTGCTCCAGGACCTGGGCCGCGAGCCCACCCCGGAGGAGCTGGCCAAGGAGATGGACATCACGCCGGAGAAGGTGCTGGAGATCCAGCAGTACGCCCGGGAACCGATCTCACTCGACCAGACCATCGGCGACGAGGGCGACAGCCAGCTGGGCGACTTCATCGAGGACTCCGAGGCCGTGGTCGCGGTCGACGCGGTCTCGTTCTCGCTCCTGCAGGACCAGCTCCAGCAGGTGCTCCAGACCCTGTCCGAGCGTGAGGCGGGCGTGGTACGCCTCCGCTTCGGGCTCACCGACGGCCAGCCCCGTACGCTGGACGAGATCGGCCAGGTATACGGAGTGACCCGGGAACGGATCCGGCAGATCGAGTCGAAGACGATGTCGAAGCTCCGCCACCCGTCCCGGTCGCAGGTGCTTCGGGATTACCTGGACTAA